Part of the Bacillus cereus group sp. RP43 genome is shown below.
TGAAGTGATGGGATCAGACCATTGTCCAGTTGAATTACATATAAATTTCTAAAAAAAGAAGTATCTCCCTAATATTAGGGAGATACTTCTTTTTTGATTCAGTTTGTTAAAATTTTTCAAATCATTCTTGAAATAATTGCATATTAAATATATACTTAGTAACGATAATCATTATCACTGAAAAGGATTATCAATGGTTGAGGTGTAAAAGAATTATAGTTTAGGGGAAGTGAATGAGGATGAGTTCCGGATAAAATTATTAATCTAATGAAATATATGTTTGGAACAAGTTTCATGTAGTTAAGTTTTCATATAAAAATAATCTATTTACAGGTTTTGAGAGGAGATATATAAAGATGAACAAGAAGTTATTTACATTAGGGATGGTTACAGTTTTAAGTGTAGGTTTAGCAGCATGTAATAGTACGGATAAAACTTCAGGGGAACAAAAGCAACAGACAAAAGCTACGGAAACAAAAAAAGATGAAAAACGAAAAATTACATATTTAGGTAAAGAATATACAGTACCAGCAAAAGTAGATAAAATTGCGACAGCAAGTTTAGAGTCAATGGAAGATGCAGCAGTACTTGGAATTAAACCAGTTGGTGCCATTACTGTTGGTGGTAAATTACCGAAGTATCTTGAGAAAGATTTAGAAGGTGCGAAATCTGTTGGTGAGAAAATGGAACCAAATTTCGAAACATTACTGCAATTAAAACCAGATGTTATTACATCAAGTACGAAATTCCCAGCAGAAACAGCTGAAAAGTTTACGAAAGTAGCTCCGACATTCCCAGTATCACATGTTTCAATAAATTGGGAAGATAACTTAAAGTTAATGGGAGAATTAACTGGTAAAAAAGATAAAGCAGAAAAAATTATTAAAGATTACAATGCAGATGCTGAAAAAGCAAAAGCAAAATTAGGAGATAAGTTAAAAGACAAAAAAGTCCTTGTAATTAGACTAAGAGCAAACGAATTATTCTTATATCCAGAAGGAGTGTACTTCAACCCTGTAATTTATAAAGATCTTGGACTAACAGCTCCAGAACAATTGAAAACTGTAAAAGCACAAGAGAAAATTTCATTTGAAAAACTTGCTGAACTTAACCCGGATTATGTTTTCTTACAATATGAGGCAAGTGAAAATAAAAACCCGAAAGTGCTAGAAGAAATTGAAAGCAATCCAATTTGGCAAAGTATGAATGCTGCGAAAGAAAAGAAAGTATTTGTAAACGTTGTTGATCCAATGGCACAAGGTGGTACTGCTTGGAGTAAAACAGCATTCTTAAAAGAAGCAGTGAAAAATTTATCTAAATAATATAATAAGTAAGGTGCGTTGAATGATATGCAGAAAACAAATGCAGTACCAGTAACCATATTATGTATAGCACCCATACTCATCTTATTTACAGTTATACTTTCTATTTTGTATGGGGCAAAAAGTATTGATGCTGAAACAGTGTGGAACGCATTATTTCATTTTGATTCAAGCGATGTAAATCATAATATTATTATTACTTCACGTTTACCAAGGGTAGTTGCAGCTCTTTTAGTCGGAGCATTTCTAGCCATATCAGGAGCACTTATGCAGGGGATGACAAGAAACTATCTTGCATCCCCTTCTATTATGGGTGTGACGGATGGGGCAGCCTTTGTTATTACACTTTGTATGATTTTTCTTCCAGGAATGTCCTCAATTGGCATGGTTTTATGTTCAATGATTGGTTCTGCACTCGGAGCCGGTATTGTGTTTGGTTTTGGTTCGCTTCTTCAAAATGGCTTATCACCAGTTCGGTTAGCAATTATAGGGACAGTTATTGGAACATTTTTAAGCAGTGTATCTGCTGCAATGGCTTCATATTTCCAAATTTCTCAAAATGTTAGTTTTTGGTTTAATGCAAAATTAGATCAAGTCGATCCTAATATAATTAAAATCACGATACCTTTTGGGATAATTGGAATAGTTTTAGCTCTGTTAATATCAAAATCTATTACTATTCTTTCTTTAGGAGAAGAAGTTTCTATTAATCTAGGACAGCGTACAAAACTAGTTAAAGCGATGGCTATTTTATCAGTTATCTTTTTAACAGGAACTGCAGTTGCTTTAGTGGGGAAAGTTGGCTTTGTAGGTTTAATTATTCCGCACATTACTCGCTTTATAATTGGGGTAGATTATAAGTGGATTTTACCATGTGCAGGCGTTATTGGCGGCGTTTTTTTAGCATTATGTGACGTTTTAAGTAGATTTGTAAATTATCCATTTGAAACGCCAATCGGAGTCGTAACATCATTAATTGGAATTCCTTTCTTCCTTTATTTAATCCGTACAAGAGGAGGAGAGAGACATGCTTAAAAGCTCAAGTCAACGTTTTGGAATGACGATGGGGATTATTATATTTTTAATACTATGTGCTATTTACATTAGTTTAACGAATGGTACGTTTGATATTACGATTACAGATGTATTTAAAACACTCCTTAGAATAGATCCAGTACCAGACCATGATTTAGTTATTTTTGAGTTTCGTCTTCCGCGCATTGTAATTGCTGGATTAGTAGGATTAGGTCTCGGCGTTGCCGGTGCTGTAATTCAAGGGATTACGAAAAATGGATTGGCGGACCCAGGTATTTTAGGCGTAAATGCCGGAGCAGGAACAGCCATCGTTATTTTTATGTTTTTCTTTCAAGGACAATTAAAAAGTACAGACTGGGTTTCTATTATGATGATGCCAATGTTTGGTTTAGTGGGCGGATTAGGTGCAGCTATCATTATTTATCTGTTTTCTTGGAAAAACGGTAAGTTAGATTCGCAGCGTCTTTTATTAACAGGGATTGCGATTGGATCAGGATTTGGAGCCTTTTCTATGTACTTATCACTCAAAATGAAGTCAACTGATTTTGAAATGGCTGCAGTATGGGTGTCTGGAAGTATTTATAATGCAAACTGGAAATATATTATTGCTATGTTGCCATGGCTTATTATATTAATTCCTCTCATACAAAAGAAAGCTTATTTATTAGATTTATTTCAATTGGAAGAAACGAGTATTACAAGTTTAGGTGTTTCAGTAGAAAGAGAGAAATCAATTTTACTACTAAGTAGTATTGGACTTGTGAGCGCATGTGTTGCTGTTTCAGGAAGTATTGGTTTCATTGGGCTAATGGCACCGCATATAGCGAAACGACTTGTCGGTATTCAGCATAAGCATATCATTCCTACGTGCGGAGTAATCGGAATGTTCCTTGTAATTGCTTCAGACTTTATTGCAAAAACAGTTTTCACACCTGTAGAGTTACCAGTTGGAATCGTTATTTCTATTGTCGGTGTACCTTATTTCTTATATTTACTTTATAAGGCGAAAGCGTAAGAGGAGGAATAAAAGTGAGTATTTTAAGTGCAAAAAATTTAGAAACAAGTTATGAAAAGCTTACAGTGTTTCGCGATTTAAATGTGGAAATACAAGAAGGAAAAGTAACGACAATTATAGGACCAAACGGGTGCGGTAAATCGACACTGTTAAAAACAATGGGAAGAATTTTAAAGCAAAAGAGCGGTAAAGTATATTTGCAAGGACAGGATTTAAATACAATTCCAACGAAAGAAATTGCGAAGCAGTTAGCTTTACTCCCGCAAACTCCAATTGCGCCAGGAGAGCTGAAAGTAGAAGAATTAATTTCTTATGGACGTTATCCACATCGAAATAATGTAAATAAGTTAACTTCAAAAGATAAAGAGATGATTGACTGGGCATTAGATATAACGAAAACTTCTGAATTTCGAACGAGACAAATTGCAAATTTATCAGGCGGTCAACGACAAAAGGTATGGCTAGCGATGGCGTTAGCACAAGAGACAGAAGTGTTACTACTAGATGAACCAACTACATATCTTGATATGTCTCATCAATTAGATGTATTACAAATTGTAGAAAAATTAAACAAAGAGCATAATTGTACGGTCGTAATGGTACTACATGATATTAACCATGCAGCGAGGTTTTCAGATGAAATTATTGCAATGAAGGAAGGGGAAATCGTTACAACTGGTAGCCCAGAAGAAATCATTACAAATGAAGTGTTAAAAGAAGTATTTCATATTGATGCACGTGTCATGATTGATCCGTATAATGGGTCTCCTGTTTGTTTTGGATACGATAGCGTTGTACCTCAAGAAGAGAAAGTAGAAATATATGTAACGAGTTAAGAAGGGGGATATAAGATGAATACTACTATTGAAAAACAGCAGATTATAACATCTAATACAGAACAGTGGAACATGTATTCAAAATTAGAAGGTCAGGAATATCAAATTCATATTTCAAAGCCGAGGCAACCAGCACCAGAGTCAGGATATCCTGTTATATACGTATTAGATGGCAATGCCTTTTTTCAAACATTTCATGAAGCAGTTAAAATACAATCAGTTAGAGCAGAAAAAACAGGTGTCTCACCAGCCATTATAGTAGGTATTGGTTATCCAATTGAAGGGGCATTTTCAGGTGAAGAAAGATGCTATGATTTTACGCCTAGCGTAATTTCAAAAGATGCTCCTTTAAAACCGGATGGTAAACCGTGGCCTAAAACAGGAGGTGCACATAACTTCTTTACGTTTATTGAAGAAGAATTGAAACCACAAATTGAAAATAATTTTGAAATTGATAAAGAGAAACAAACGTTATTTGGACATTCTCTAGGTGGATTATTTGCATTACATATACTATTTACAAATGTAAATGCTTTTCAAAATTATTTTATTAGTAGTCCGTCTATTTGGTGGAATAATCAATCTGTACTTGAAAAAGAAGAGAACCTTATAAATGAATTAAATACAGCGAAGGTTGAAGCAGGAGTATTCCTTACAGTTGGATCATTGGAGCGAGCGCATATGGTTGTAGATGCAAATGCATTATCAGAGCGCCTACTCCAATTAAAACATGAGAAGTTTAGATTTAAATTTTATGAGGCTGAAGGAGAGAATCATGCATCTGTTGTGCCGACTTCTTTAAGTAAAGGACTAAGGTATATTAGTCATATGTAGAAGGAGTATATGAAAAAAGGTAAGCAATTGCTTACCTTTTTTCACTATTGTTTTATTGCCACGTATCCATCAATTAAAAAGCTAGTGAAAAAACGAGTGATTTGAGTAAAGCCACATTCCTCCATGATAGTTAGTAAACCTGTTTCAGAAATAGGAAACATTTCTTTTTCAAAAGAATTTTCAAATCGTTCCCAATCTTCTAATGGGATTTTATTTTGTAACATATGATTTCGCCAAGCATTCAATTGTGCAGAAAATTTATTTGTATGACGCACACCATTTATCGTAGAGAGAAAAAATGGTGCACCTGGTTTTAAGCGGTTACTAATTTCTTTAAGAAGTTCTTTTTTCTGGTTAATATTTGGGATGAAATGAAGAACAAGCATGCAAGTAGCAGCGTCAAATAACTGATTCGGTAATAATGAATGGACGGTTCCGTGTGTAAAATGAATATGGTTTTGTAGTTCCTCTCTTTCAATTCTCTTTTTTGCTAACTGAAGCATTAGTTTAGACGGATCAACACCTGTAAATTCGAGGGTCTGATTTTGTTTACCCATTGAAATTATTTCTTGACCACCGCCAGCACCAATAACTAATAAGTGTGGAGCGGAGATTCCTAATGGAATTGTAGTAGACAAGAAATGATTCATCATTTCATAAAGGGTAAAGTATCCAGGGATTTTTAATGGAATCATTCGTTCGTATGTATTTATGGTAGAGTCATTCCAACTCATTTTTCACCCTCCTTTTTTAAATTATAGTTCTATTATGAAATGAAACGGCTAGGGGAAACAATCCCATAAATCTGGGGGAGATAAAGATGATTTATGAAAAGGTAACGAAAAAAATTATAGTGTTAATGAAAAGTGAAAGTTCAGCTAGACAATTTCAAGAACAGTTTTTAAAAATATTGCAAAAGGCAATTCCTTTTGATGCAGCCTGTTTTACAACTATAGATCCAAGCACATTTTTATCAACTGGAGCATATACAGATCAAAGAATTGAAAAAATTCATCCGCAGTTATTTATGAATGAATTTTTAGAGGATGATTATAACAAATTTAAAGATTTAGCTCGAAATGCTCCTCATGCTGCTGCACTGGGTATTGTTACAAATGGTGAACAAATAATGAGCTCCAGGTATCGGGAAATTTTAAAACCAGCCGGTTTTGTAGATGAAGTAAGAGCGGCTTGTATGAGTAAAGGAAAATGTTTTGGGCACCTTAGTTTGTTTCGAGATAATACAAGAGTATCTTTTCAACAAAATGAATGTGAGTACTTATCAAAGATAAGCTCTATTGTGGGAGATACATTAAGAAAATCATTTATAACATATTCAGAGGAACAAGTGGAAGTAGTAGGAACGGGTACGATTATATTAAATGAAAAATTCAACCTACTATATTGGGATCAAAATGGAAAGGCGTGGCTATCCACTCTTAGAACATATGAACAATTGAATGAAGATGACGTTCCAAGGCCTATACGTGCGGTTTGTTCAAGAGTGAAAGCTAACGAATCTAATAGAGCAGCAACAGATGAAGGCGAAATGGTATGTATTGGTTTATTTTGTGGACAATTTTTAGTTATTCGCGCGAGTAGGTTAGAAGGTTACGGTAGTTGTAATGATGGCTATATAGTTTTGTTTGAAAGAGCGAGGCCGAAAGAAGTTTTTCCCCTTATTGCAGATTCTTATAGTCTTTCTCAAAGAGAGAAGCAAGTGATAGTAGGAATTGTTAGAGGGATGTCAACAAAAGACGTGGCGGAAGAGTTGCATATTTCTACGTATACAGTTCAAGATCATTTTAAATCCATTTTTGAAAAGGTAGGGGTATGTAGTAGAAATGAACTTATATGGGAGGTTTTTTCGAAGTTTTGTTTTTCTAAAGAGAAGTAACAATAGAAAAGAATCCAAAGTCATTTAGGATTCTTTTTTTTTAATTTTTTTTAGGATAACCAAAAACATTCAAATAAATATTTGAATGTTTTTGGTTAATAAGGTATACTACATACATAATCAAATATATACTTGAATAAGAGGTGTTACTTATGAAAGAAGAACATTGTGAACTTTGTTATCACGATGAGCAAAAAGTAAAGCATGCAAGTGACATGTTGGAGAAAGAAAATATAAGTAGTGTAGCGAAAATGTTCAAGGCACTCGCGGATGAAACACGATTAAAAATTGCGTATGCACTGTATACGGAAAAGGAACTTTGTGTACGCGATGTCGCAAGTATTATTCATAGTAGTATTGCAACGGCTTCGCATCATTTAAGACTGTTACAAACAATAGGATTAGCAAAAAAGCGTAAAGAAGGAAAACTTGTTTTTTATTCATTAGATGATTCTCATGTAAATGGATTAATTGAATTGGCGTTTAGTCATAGTAGTGAAATGAACAAGAAAGAACTTGATATGTAGTAAGGCATTTTCATAAAGAAATTTCTTTATGAAAATGCAACTTTAAAAGGAGAGGAGATAATAAGTATGATTAAGCTCGTTTTAATAAGACACGGACAAAGTGAATGGAATGTTGAAAATCGGTTTACAGGCTGGACAGATGTAGACTTATCAAATGCTGGTCTTCGAGAAGCA
Proteins encoded:
- a CDS encoding iron ABC transporter permease, which encodes MQKTNAVPVTILCIAPILILFTVILSILYGAKSIDAETVWNALFHFDSSDVNHNIIITSRLPRVVAALLVGAFLAISGALMQGMTRNYLASPSIMGVTDGAAFVITLCMIFLPGMSSIGMVLCSMIGSALGAGIVFGFGSLLQNGLSPVRLAIIGTVIGTFLSSVSAAMASYFQISQNVSFWFNAKLDQVDPNIIKITIPFGIIGIVLALLISKSITILSLGEEVSINLGQRTKLVKAMAILSVIFLTGTAVALVGKVGFVGLIIPHITRFIIGVDYKWILPCAGVIGGVFLALCDVLSRFVNYPFETPIGVVTSLIGIPFFLYLIRTRGGERHA
- a CDS encoding alpha/beta hydrolase-fold protein, whose translation is MNTTIEKQQIITSNTEQWNMYSKLEGQEYQIHISKPRQPAPESGYPVIYVLDGNAFFQTFHEAVKIQSVRAEKTGVSPAIIVGIGYPIEGAFSGEERCYDFTPSVISKDAPLKPDGKPWPKTGGAHNFFTFIEEELKPQIENNFEIDKEKQTLFGHSLGGLFALHILFTNVNAFQNYFISSPSIWWNNQSVLEKEENLINELNTAKVEAGVFLTVGSLERAHMVVDANALSERLLQLKHEKFRFKFYEAEGENHASVVPTSLSKGLRYISHM
- a CDS encoding metalloregulator ArsR/SmtB family transcription factor — encoded protein: MKEEHCELCYHDEQKVKHASDMLEKENISSVAKMFKALADETRLKIAYALYTEKELCVRDVASIIHSSIATASHHLRLLQTIGLAKKRKEGKLVFYSLDDSHVNGLIELAFSHSSEMNKKELDM
- a CDS encoding ABC transporter ATP-binding protein gives rise to the protein MSILSAKNLETSYEKLTVFRDLNVEIQEGKVTTIIGPNGCGKSTLLKTMGRILKQKSGKVYLQGQDLNTIPTKEIAKQLALLPQTPIAPGELKVEELISYGRYPHRNNVNKLTSKDKEMIDWALDITKTSEFRTRQIANLSGGQRQKVWLAMALAQETEVLLLDEPTTYLDMSHQLDVLQIVEKLNKEHNCTVVMVLHDINHAARFSDEIIAMKEGEIVTTGSPEEIITNEVLKEVFHIDARVMIDPYNGSPVCFGYDSVVPQEEKVEIYVTS
- a CDS encoding methyltransferase, translating into MSWNDSTINTYERMIPLKIPGYFTLYEMMNHFLSTTIPLGISAPHLLVIGAGGGQEIISMGKQNQTLEFTGVDPSKLMLQLAKKRIEREELQNHIHFTHGTVHSLLPNQLFDAATCMLVLHFIPNINQKKELLKEISNRLKPGAPFFLSTINGVRHTNKFSAQLNAWRNHMLQNKIPLEDWERFENSFEKEMFPISETGLLTIMEECGFTQITRFFTSFLIDGYVAIKQ
- a CDS encoding ABC transporter substrate-binding protein, giving the protein MNKKLFTLGMVTVLSVGLAACNSTDKTSGEQKQQTKATETKKDEKRKITYLGKEYTVPAKVDKIATASLESMEDAAVLGIKPVGAITVGGKLPKYLEKDLEGAKSVGEKMEPNFETLLQLKPDVITSSTKFPAETAEKFTKVAPTFPVSHVSINWEDNLKLMGELTGKKDKAEKIIKDYNADAEKAKAKLGDKLKDKKVLVIRLRANELFLYPEGVYFNPVIYKDLGLTAPEQLKTVKAQEKISFEKLAELNPDYVFLQYEASENKNPKVLEEIESNPIWQSMNAAKEKKVFVNVVDPMAQGGTAWSKTAFLKEAVKNLSK
- a CDS encoding iron chelate uptake ABC transporter family permease subunit, with product MLKSSSQRFGMTMGIIIFLILCAIYISLTNGTFDITITDVFKTLLRIDPVPDHDLVIFEFRLPRIVIAGLVGLGLGVAGAVIQGITKNGLADPGILGVNAGAGTAIVIFMFFFQGQLKSTDWVSIMMMPMFGLVGGLGAAIIIYLFSWKNGKLDSQRLLLTGIAIGSGFGAFSMYLSLKMKSTDFEMAAVWVSGSIYNANWKYIIAMLPWLIILIPLIQKKAYLLDLFQLEETSITSLGVSVEREKSILLLSSIGLVSACVAVSGSIGFIGLMAPHIAKRLVGIQHKHIIPTCGVIGMFLVIASDFIAKTVFTPVELPVGIVISIVGVPYFLYLLYKAKA
- a CDS encoding LuxR C-terminal-related transcriptional regulator; translated protein: MIYEKVTKKIIVLMKSESSARQFQEQFLKILQKAIPFDAACFTTIDPSTFLSTGAYTDQRIEKIHPQLFMNEFLEDDYNKFKDLARNAPHAAALGIVTNGEQIMSSRYREILKPAGFVDEVRAACMSKGKCFGHLSLFRDNTRVSFQQNECEYLSKISSIVGDTLRKSFITYSEEQVEVVGTGTIILNEKFNLLYWDQNGKAWLSTLRTYEQLNEDDVPRPIRAVCSRVKANESNRAATDEGEMVCIGLFCGQFLVIRASRLEGYGSCNDGYIVLFERARPKEVFPLIADSYSLSQREKQVIVGIVRGMSTKDVAEELHISTYTVQDHFKSIFEKVGVCSRNELIWEVFSKFCFSKEK